The Methylococcus sp. Mc7 genomic sequence TGCTGGCCGTCGGTCTGATCGGGCGCGCCTACTGGGCGCTGGTGGGCAACCGGTATGCCCGCGAACTGTTCGCTCCGCGCGTCCACGACGCCCGCTGGTGGCAGGGGTTGGTGGACGAGGTCCGCTGGTACCTGTTCCTGGTCGAGGAGCCCCGCAAGCACGCAGGCCACAACCCGCTCGCAGGGCTGGCCATGTTCCTGTTCTACGTGCTCGGGAGCCTCTTCATGATCGCGACCGGCTTCGCCCTGTACGGCGAGGGACTCGGCGCCGGAAGCTGGGCGGCCAATGCCTTCGGCTGGGTCATATCCCTACTGGGAGGCAGCCAGCAGGTCCACAGCCTGCATCATCTGGGCATGTGGTACCTGGTGGTCTTCACCCTCATCCACGTCTACGTAGCGGTGCGGGAACACCACCTGTCGCGTCAGTCGGTCACCACCACCATGATCGATGGCTGGCGGGTGTGGAAGGACGACCGGCCGTGATCCGATGCCTCCTCGCATCCTGATCTTAGGGATAGGCAACCTGCTGTGGGCGGACGAGGGCTTCGGCGTTCGCGTCGCCCAGGCGCTGCAGCGGGACTACGTCTTCCCTGAGAACGTCACCGTGATGGATGGCGGCACCCAGGGGCTGGCGCTGATCCCTTACGTCCAGGAAAGCGACGTGCTCATCATCGCCGACGCGGTGGATTTCGGCCTGGCTCCGGCCTCGCTGGTCGAAGCCCGGGACGAGGACGTGCCCGCCTACCTGCATTCGGGCAAGACCAGCCTGCACCAGGTCAGCTTCCAAGAGGTGCTGGCCTTGTGCAAGCTGATGGGGCAAGGCCCGGAGCAGCTCTACCTGGTGGGCGTGCAGCCGGTCGACATGGAGGACTACGGCGGCAGCCTGACGCCGGCGGTCAAGGCGCAGATCGAACCCGCGATCGACAAGATACTCGCCGCCTGCTCAGAACTCGGCCTGCCCGCCCTGCCCCGGCAGGAAAGCGAAAACACGATGGACGCCCTGGACATGGCGCAGTACGAGCGCCACCGGCCCTCGGCGGAAGAAGCCTGCCGCATCGGCGACGCCCGCGTTCTGCCGGGCGCTCCGGGCTAGCCGGTGACCCGCCCCGTCCGGGGCTCCGATACCTCGAAGACTCTCCCATGCAAGACGACCCCGCTTTCATAGCGACCGAAACCGCGCCGCTCATCCGCCCGCACGACGACCCCGAATGCGCCTATCCGCCCATGCCGGAAGCCATGGCGACCTTCACGCCGCCGCCTTTGCATGCGCTGAGCCCGGACGAAACCGGCGGCGGGTGTGCCGTGCTGCGGACGGTGATCGAACGGCTCGGCAGCGCTCCGGGCATCGTCGATCTCGCCTCTTGTGACCCGGCGGGCAGGCGCTTCGTCGACGAAGTGCTTGGCGAAGGCGAGGTGCTGATCCGCATCGCCGCACCGCGAGACCGGCTGACGATCCGGGAATCGGTTTTCGCCGGGGTCTGGCGCGTCCAGCATCACGTCGACGGTGAGCTGCGACGGGACGATCTGGAAACCGGGCCGGTGCCGGAGGCGGTGTACGAGTGGGCGGAACGCCTGACGGCCGATGGACCGCCGCGGCGTCCTCGGGTCTTTCCGGAAGGCCTCATGAACGCGCCCGCGCTGCTGACCGAGATCTTCGACCATTCGGGGGATTGCCCGGCCGATCGCCCCCATGTCATCAACCTGTCGCTGCTGCCGCTGACGCCGGAGGACTCGAGTTTCCTGATCGACACCTTGGGACTGGCCGGCCTCTCCATCCTGGCGCGGGGCTACGGCGATTGCCGTGTGAGCCTGACCCGCCTGCCGAACGTGTGGTGGGTGCAGTATTTCAACTCCCCCGGCCAACTGATCCTCAATACCCTGGAGATCACCCGCCTGCCAGCCGTCGTCCAGGCCGCGCCGGAAGACCTCGAGGACTCCCGAGAGCGGATCGCGGAGGCCTTGGCGCAGTTGAAATGAGACCACCTCGGCGGTTTGCATCCGTCGAAACCTTGACCGGCGTCAAAGCACGGCCCATGGAGTCTCTATATATTGTCAACGCTGGCTTAATACAGCGTCATTAAAACAATACGAGGAGTAACCATGAACGACGTCAAAGAAGAGAAAGATTATTTCTGGTTTTACATCGCGGGCCTGGTCATCGCGGTCGTCGTAACGCTCGCTATGGTTAAGAGCAGCGAACATGGCAAGTACGTCACTGCTGCCAAAGCCATCGAGGAAGACGCCGCCAACTCCGCTTACAAGAAAGCTCCTTGATTTCAGTCTTCCGACGCGCAGTCTCCGCGTCGGAACGCGCGCCTCACGTGGAGCACCTTGCGACAAGCACAAGCCGCAAACGACAGGGATGTCACCTACCGCTCGACCAAGCCGGCATTCTCCTTGGCCCTAACGAGGCTATTGCGCCCGGGCGGGTTTCTGGTATCCCCCGTGCAGCGAAGGCACGGCATATCGCTGTAACGTCTCGTCCAGCCTCAACGCAGTAAGCTCCCCGCCCCACAGACAGCCCGTATCCAGGCAGTAACAGTCCTTGCCGGCGAAATAGCCGAGCGTGGACCAGTGCCCGAACACGATCGTGGCGCCCGGCGGCGTCCTGTCCGGGACGTCGAACCACGGAACCAGGGATGCGGGTTGCCGCCCCGGCTCCCCCTTTTGCTTGAAATCCAGCCGTCCGGTCCGATCGCAATAGCGCATGCGGGTAAAGGCGTTGGTGATGAAACGGAGCCGGTCCCATCCGGCCAGATCATCGGACCAGAGGTCGGGCTTGTCGCCGTACATCTGCCGGCAGAACCCGGCGATGTCCCCGCCCGCGAGGACCGCCTCGACTTCGCCGGCCCTGGCCAAAGCCGTTTCCGCATTCCAGCAAGGGGGAATACCGGCATGGACCAGGCAATAGCCGCCCTCCAGGTGCACCAGCGGACGCGTGCGCAGCCAGTCCAGCAACTCGTCCCGATCGTCGGCCTCCAGCACGTCGCCGAAAGTGTCCTTGTGCTTGACCCGGGAGACCCCACAGGCCACCGCCAAGAGGTGCAGGTCATGGTTGCCGAGCACCGTGGCCGCCGCGGATCCCAGCGAGCGGATGAACCGCAGGGTTTCCAGCGACTGGGGCCCGCGATTGACCAGGTCGCCCGTAAACAGCAGGCGGTCCGCCGCCGGATCGAAGCGGATCAGTTCCAGGAGGCGCCGCAGCTCCGCGTAGCAGCCCTGCACGTCGCCGATGGCATAGACGGCCATGTCAGCCGGCACCTCGCCGACCGATCAAAGCGACACTCGCCTTACCGCTATGCAACGGCATCAGATGAACTCTCCACGCATGAGACCGGGAAACGCCCGGTAACCAGGGCCGGTTATTTTAGTACGTCCGCGGTCCGTTGGCGCCATGGGTGTGGCGCCTTTATCCCCCGGTCAAAGATACGGCGATATAATCGGGTCCTTCTCGATACGAATCGCCGGATGCACGCGTCCACCCACAGGCGATTCCGTCCCCACCAATCCGATGAACAAACCGAGGCCTCGATAAGTGCGTATTCACATCCTGGGTATCTGCGGCACCTTCATGGGCGGGCTCGCCATCATGGCCCGCCAGCTCGGCCACACCGTCACGGGATCGGACCAGAACGTCTACCCGCCGATGAGCACCCTGCTGGAGCAGCAGGGCATCGACCTATGCAACGGCTACAGCCCCGACAACCTCCATCCCGTTCCCGACCTCGTCATCATCGGCAATGCGCTCTCCCGCGGTAACCCGGAGGTCGAGGCGGTGCTGAACATGGGGCTGGCCTACACCTCCGGTGCGCAGTGGCTTTACAACTACGTCCTCAAGGGACGCTGGGTGCTGGCGGTCGCGGGCACCCACGGCAAGACCACGACCTCGAGCATGCTGGCCTGGATACTCGAACACGACGGCCACAAGCCGGGCTTCCTGATCGGCGGCGTGCCGCTCAATTTCGGCGTTTCCGCCCGCCTCGGCGAAGGCCGGTTCGTCGTGGTGGAGGCGGACGAATACGACACCGCATTCTTCGACAAGCGCTCCAAGTTCGTCCATTACCGCCCGCGCACCACGATCCTGAACAACCTGGAATACGACCACGCCGACATCTTCCCCGACCTCACCGCGATCCAGCGACAGTTTCACCACCTCGTGCGCAGCGTGCCCGGCAACGGTCTGCTGGTGGTTCCGGAGCGGGACGAAAACCTGGCCGACGTGCTCAGGATGGGGTGCTGGACGCCGGTCGAGAAAACCGCCCTGGGGCCGGACACCGCCGCCGACTGGCAGGCACACCCGTTGGCCGAAGACGGCGGCCGGTTCGACGTGGTGTTCCGGGACAAGCGGCTGGGCACGATCCATTGGCAGCTCTCCGGCCGCCACAACATGCTCAATGCCCTGTCCGCCATCGCCGCGGCCCACCACGCCGGGATCGAACCGGTGGCGGCCATCTCGGCCCTGAGCCGGTTCCAGAGCGTCAAACGCCGCCTCGAGGTGCGCGCCGAGATCCGCGGCATCACCCTTTACGACGATTTCGCCCATCATCCCACGGCGATCGCCACCACGCTCGAAGGATTGCGCGCGCGGGTCGATGGCGCACGCGTCATCGCGGTCGTCGAACCGCGTTCCAACACCATGCGCATGGGCGTGCACGCCGACACGCTCGCGGCATCCCTCGCGCCCGCCGACCTCGCCATCCTTTACCAGGCGCCCGACCTGGGATGGGATGTCGCGAAAATCGCTTCCGCCTCCGACCGGATCGTCACTTGCGACAGCATCGGCGCCATCGTGGAACGCTTGCGGCAGGAATGCCGGGCGGGCGATCACGTGGTGTTCATGAGCAACGGAAGTTTCGGCGGCATCCACGAGAAGACCGAGGCCGCGCTGCGGGAAAATTGAGTTTCGGCGCTCTTGCCCCATGCCTCCGCTACGCCTAAAGTCGGGGCGACATCGGCGAGGAGCGCTCCAATGGTTCGACACATCGCATTCTGGGTCCTTCTGGCCTGCGCCGCACCCGCCTGGCCCGGCCCGCTGAACCCGCAAACCATCCCGGACGCCCTCAAACCCTGGATACCCTGGACGCTTTACGGCCACGAGGCCGATGCCTGTCCCCATTTCCTCGAGCAGCCCGGCGGGCGCCGCTGCGCCTGGCCCGGAGAACTCGATCTGGAACTCCACGATAGCGGCGGCAGTTTCCGCAGCCGCTGGCGAAGCTTCGCCGACATCTGGGTGCCCCTCCCCGGCGATCTTCGGTCCTGGCCGCTGGCGGTCGAGCTGGACGGCAAACCGGCGGCCGTCTCGGCCCGCAACGCGGTTCCCGGTGTCCGGCTACCGCCCGGCGCTCACACCGTCGCCGGGCGCTTCGCCTGGACCGCCCTGCCGGACACCCTGCGCCTTCCCGGCGAAACCGGCCTGGTCCGGCTCAGCATCGGCGGTCGCGCGATAGCGTTTCCGTCCGTCGACGAACAGGGTCGACTGTGGCTGCGCAAGCCCCCTGAAGGCTTCGCGCCCGAAACCTCGCCGCTCGAGCTCGAGGTGTTTCGTCTGCTGAAGGACGCGGTTCCGATGGAAGTCGTGACCCGGCTCGAATTCGACGTCGCGGGGGAGGCGCGCGAGGTGCTGCTGGAAGGCTCCATACTGCCCGATTTCGTGCCGCTCTCCCTGGACAGCCCGCTCCCCGCGCGCCTCGAACCGGACGGCCGCCTCCGCTTGCAACTGCGCCCCGGCCACTGGAGCGTCAGCGTCACCGGCCGCGCCAAACGAGACTTGCAGGAACTCGCCCTCCCCGTTTTCTCTGCCCCGTGGCCGGGGGAAGAACTGTGGTCGTTCGCCGCCGACCGCTCGATTCGCGTGGTCGAAGTTTCCGGCGTCCCCCTGGTCGATCCGCGGCTGACGCGGCTCCCCGAGGAATACCGGACGCTGCCGACCTACGCCATGGCCCCCGGCACCGCGTTGCGGTTCGATCAGGTCCGGCGGGGCGACCCGGAGCCGGAACCCGATGCGCTGCATATCCGCCGGACACTCTGGCTGGACTTCTCGGGGAAGGGCCTCACCATCCTGGACGACATTTCCGGCCGGATCACCCGCAACTGGCGCCTGGACGCTGCACCCGCCATGCAGCCGGGACGGGTGACGGTGGACGGCCAGCCCCAGACCATCACCCGCCTCGATGATGGTCCCGGCGGAGTGGAGCTCCGAAGAGGCGAATTGAGGCTGCAAGCGGAAAGCCGCTGGGAAGCCGGCATGTCCTCCCTGCCCGCAACGGGCTGGAACGCCGACTTCCTGAGCGCTGCCGCCGAGCTCCATTTACCGCCGGGCTGGCGCCTCTTCGCCGCGCCGGGCGCCGACCATGTGCCGGATTCCTGGGTCGGCCGCTGGTCCCTGCTCGATCTGTTCCTGGTCCTCATCACCGCCCTCGCAGCCGCGCGGCTCTGGGGATGGCCTGCCGGAACCATCACGCTTCTCACGCTCGCCCTCGGTTGGCACGAGCCGGATGCGCCGCAAAGCGTTTGGCTCTGGCTGCTCGGCGTCACCGCGCTGGGCCGGGTGATTCCTCCGGGCGGCTTCGCCTCGGCGCTACGCGTCGTCCGGATCACCGTCCTGGCCGCCTTGGCGATCGCAAGCTTGCCGTTCGCGGTGCAGCAGCTTCGCCTGAGCCTTTACCCC encodes the following:
- the cybH gene encoding Ni/Fe-hydrogenase, b-type cytochrome subunit, translating into MASVESFSEPVYVYEKPVRLWHWVNALAIVALAVTGFLIAWPPVVTSGEASEHYLLGYSRFSHFSAGYVLAVGLIGRAYWALVGNRYARELFAPRVHDARWWQGLVDEVRWYLFLVEEPRKHAGHNPLAGLAMFLFYVLGSLFMIATGFALYGEGLGAGSWAANAFGWVISLLGGSQQVHSLHHLGMWYLVVFTLIHVYVAVREHHLSRQSVTTTMIDGWRVWKDDRP
- a CDS encoding HyaD/HybD family hydrogenase maturation endopeptidase — its product is MPPRILILGIGNLLWADEGFGVRVAQALQRDYVFPENVTVMDGGTQGLALIPYVQESDVLIIADAVDFGLAPASLVEARDEDVPAYLHSGKTSLHQVSFQEVLALCKLMGQGPEQLYLVGVQPVDMEDYGGSLTPAVKAQIEPAIDKILAACSELGLPALPRQESENTMDALDMAQYERHRPSAEEACRIGDARVLPGAPG
- a CDS encoding hydrogenase expression/formation protein; translation: MQDDPAFIATETAPLIRPHDDPECAYPPMPEAMATFTPPPLHALSPDETGGGCAVLRTVIERLGSAPGIVDLASCDPAGRRFVDEVLGEGEVLIRIAAPRDRLTIRESVFAGVWRVQHHVDGELRRDDLETGPVPEAVYEWAERLTADGPPRRPRVFPEGLMNAPALLTEIFDHSGDCPADRPHVINLSLLPLTPEDSSFLIDTLGLAGLSILARGYGDCRVSLTRLPNVWWVQYFNSPGQLILNTLEITRLPAVVQAAPEDLEDSRERIAEALAQLK
- a CDS encoding symmetrical bis(5'-nucleosyl)-tetraphosphatase, which translates into the protein MAVYAIGDVQGCYAELRRLLELIRFDPAADRLLFTGDLVNRGPQSLETLRFIRSLGSAAATVLGNHDLHLLAVACGVSRVKHKDTFGDVLEADDRDELLDWLRTRPLVHLEGGYCLVHAGIPPCWNAETALARAGEVEAVLAGGDIAGFCRQMYGDKPDLWSDDLAGWDRLRFITNAFTRMRYCDRTGRLDFKQKGEPGRQPASLVPWFDVPDRTPPGATIVFGHWSTLGYFAGKDCYCLDTGCLWGGELTALRLDETLQRYAVPSLHGGYQKPARAQ
- the mpl gene encoding UDP-N-acetylmuramate:L-alanyl-gamma-D-glutamyl-meso-diaminopimelate ligase, with amino-acid sequence MRIHILGICGTFMGGLAIMARQLGHTVTGSDQNVYPPMSTLLEQQGIDLCNGYSPDNLHPVPDLVIIGNALSRGNPEVEAVLNMGLAYTSGAQWLYNYVLKGRWVLAVAGTHGKTTTSSMLAWILEHDGHKPGFLIGGVPLNFGVSARLGEGRFVVVEADEYDTAFFDKRSKFVHYRPRTTILNNLEYDHADIFPDLTAIQRQFHHLVRSVPGNGLLVVPERDENLADVLRMGCWTPVEKTALGPDTAADWQAHPLAEDGGRFDVVFRDKRLGTIHWQLSGRHNMLNALSAIAAAHHAGIEPVAAISALSRFQSVKRRLEVRAEIRGITLYDDFAHHPTAIATTLEGLRARVDGARVIAVVEPRSNTMRMGVHADTLAASLAPADLAILYQAPDLGWDVAKIASASDRIVTCDSIGAIVERLRQECRAGDHVVFMSNGSFGGIHEKTEAALREN